In Synergistaceae bacterium, the genomic stretch TGAGACAGGCGGTTCTTATCGCACTGGGGGACGAGCTGCTCAGTGGAGTAAGGCGTGAAGGAAATTGCAGTATTCTCGCCAACCGTCTTACTCAAGCCGGGTGGAAGATCCTCAGGATCGAGATACTGCCGGACGGCCCCGACGTGCTGGAGGACGTATTGCCCCCCTACTACGGAGAGGTGGACCTCGTCGTTATCTCCGGAGGATTGGGGCCGACGCACGACGACTGCACCAGGTTCGCCATAGCGCGTCTTTTGAATGTTCCCCTCCGGGTCGACCGACCAGCATACGAAAGGATACTGGATCGCTACCCTCCGGATATGAGGGCCAACCTCGAGAGATGCGCCGAGTCCCAGGGCTCCATTCCCGTTGGGGCCAAGGCCGTTCACAACCCTGTTGGTTCCGCGCTGGGCATCTCGTTCGTCAAAGAGGGGACTCGCGTCTACGCCTTTCCGGGAGTGCCGGCCGAGTTTGCTGCGATGGTGGAACAGGAGCTGGCGTCCGACCTGGCCCGGAGCGAAAGAGGAGTGAGGTCGGTCGTGGTCGCCGGATGGGCGGAGAGCCTGTTGAAGGACAGGGTAGCCGAACTCACCGGGGACGAGTCGCTTCAGGTCTCCATCCTCCCGTCGGCAGGCACGGTGGAAATTGTCGTCAAGGGCGAGCTGGACAGGGTGGACAGAGCGGTAGGTCAGATCAGAAGCACGTTCTCCGACGACTGCCTGACCGAAGGACGTAACTCGGTCGCCGAAGACCTGCTCCTGGTCGCGAGAGAGAAAGGGCTCACGATCTCTTGCGCCGAGTCCTGCACGGGGGGTCTCGTGAGCGCGGCCATGACCGATGTTCCTGGAAGCTCGGCCTCCTTCCTCGGAGGCGCTGTGTGCTACAGCAATCAGTCCAAAATGGACATCCTGTCCGTCCCGGAGGAAACCCTGAGAGATCACGGAGCGGTAAGCGAGGAGTGCGCGCTCTTCATGGCAAGGGGCGCCATCGCACGGTTCCGCTCGTCCGTCGCCGTAGCCACGACCGGGATAGCAGGTCCGGATGGAGGCTCGGACGACAAGCCGGTCGGGACCGTCTGCTTTTCTATCTCAGGCGTCTGCGGGGAAGAATCATTCACACAGCGCTTCCCGGGAGGGCGTTATCGGGTCAGAATTTGGGCCCGAAACCGGGCGCTGAACATCCTGAGAAAGGCTCTTCTAAGGGTAAATAATGATGACTGAGACTATAAGGGCCTTCCTTTGCGTGGAGCTGTCCACAGAGGCCAAGCAGGCGCTTTATCAGTCCACCGCACCCTTAAGGACCTCCTTTCCCTCGCTTAAATGGGTAAAACCTGAGTGCCTGCACATAACCCTGAAGTACCTTGGCGAGCTCAAAAAGACCAGGATCGATTCTATAGCCGAATCCATGGAGCAGTCATTGACCCCGAATCCGCCAGCCTCTTTCGATCTGCGCTGCGGCTCGCTCGGCGCTTTCCCCGGCTTCAAGAGAGTAAGGACTCTCTATGCGAAAGTGCTTGGGGAGCTGGAGAGTCTGTCGCACCTTGCCGCCATAAGCGAGAAGGCGGCCGTAGCGAACGGACTTCCCCGTGAAAAGCGCCCCTTCATGCCGCACATAACCCTTGCTCGCTCTAGAAACCCCGAACCCATGCCCCCGGACGACTCCTTCCCCGGAAGGCCGATCGAATGGAATGTCTCCTCGGTCGCCCTGATGAAAAGCGACCTTAGACCCACCGGAAGCGTCTATACGAGAATAAGAATCTGGAGGCTGGGAGAATAGCGACCTCGCGGCGCGACACGGACGAATCTGCACCCGAACACGCGTCCGAGGAGGAGCTCAGGATCTTATGAAGCAGTTCAGCCATGACTAACTTGCGGACGATATCTAAGCATACTATAATTAACACATATGCTTACGCTCAGTATTAGTGATGCGGGCGTGTGCAACGACAAAATCATGCCGGCATTCAACTATCGAAGGGGGGTTTTTCTTCTTGGCAAAGAAAAAAGCGTCGCAGACAAGAGAGGACATACTTGAACTGGCCATCGAAGATATCCGCAGTAAATTCGGCGATGGTTCCATAATGAGGCTCGGTGATTCCTTCAAGACGGCCGTCGAGGTGATACCAACGGGAATTCTCCCGCTCGACGTGGCACTTGGCATAGGAGGACTCCCTCGCGGGAGGATAGTCGAGGTATTCGGCCCGGAGGGGTCGGGAAAGACCACTGTCTCCCTTCACGCGGTGGCGGAGGCGCAAAAGGCGGGAGGAGTGGCGGCCTTCATCGATGCTGAGCACGCGCTCGACCCGCGCCTTGCGCACAATCTCGGGGTGGACGTAGAAGCTCTGTACGTAGCTCAGCCGGACAGCGGCGAGCAGGCCCTCTACGTCCTGGACACCCTGGTTCGAAGCAGCGCTGTCGACATCGTAGTGATCGACTCGGTCGCGGCATTGACGCCGCAAGCGGAGATCGACGGCAAAATCGGCGACAGCCAGGTGGGGTTGCAGGCCAGGTTGATGTCCTACGCACTTAGACGTCTGACATCCGCGATTTCAAAGAGCAATTGTGTCGTCGTCTTCATCAACCAGCTTCGGGCGAAGATCAGCACAGGTTACTCGCAGGGCCCCCAGGAGACGACCACGGGCGGCAGGGCGTTGAAGTTCTACAGCTCGGTTCGCATCGATGTCAAACGAGGGAAAGGTGTCACAAAGGGCGATGACACCATAGGACACGAACTGTGGATGAAGGTTGTGAAAAACAAACAAGCGCCCCCCTTCAAAACCGCTCACTGCACCCTCATGTATGGAAGAGGAGTCCCGAAGGGCATGGCCATACTAGATATGGCGATCGACCAAAACGTTGTAAAAAGACGTGGCTCCTGGCTTGCCTACAAAGGAGAGACCCTCGGGCAGGGCAAGGATGCCGTATCACAGTACATCGAAGGGCATCCGGAACTCATGG encodes the following:
- a CDS encoding nicotinamide-nucleotide amidohydrolase family protein, encoding MRQAVLIALGDELLSGVRREGNCSILANRLTQAGWKILRIEILPDGPDVLEDVLPPYYGEVDLVVISGGLGPTHDDCTRFAIARLLNVPLRVDRPAYERILDRYPPDMRANLERCAESQGSIPVGAKAVHNPVGSALGISFVKEGTRVYAFPGVPAEFAAMVEQELASDLARSERGVRSVVVAGWAESLLKDRVAELTGDESLQVSILPSAGTVEIVVKGELDRVDRAVGQIRSTFSDDCLTEGRNSVAEDLLLVAREKGLTISCAESCTGGLVSAAMTDVPGSSASFLGGAVCYSNQSKMDILSVPEETLRDHGAVSEECALFMARGAIARFRSSVAVATTGIAGPDGGSDDKPVGTVCFSISGVCGEESFTQRFPGGRYRVRIWARNRALNILRKALLRVNNDD
- the thpR gene encoding RNA 2',3'-cyclic phosphodiesterase, encoding MMTETIRAFLCVELSTEAKQALYQSTAPLRTSFPSLKWVKPECLHITLKYLGELKKTRIDSIAESMEQSLTPNPPASFDLRCGSLGAFPGFKRVRTLYAKVLGELESLSHLAAISEKAAVANGLPREKRPFMPHITLARSRNPEPMPPDDSFPGRPIEWNVSSVALMKSDLRPTGSVYTRIRIWRLGE
- the recA gene encoding recombinase RecA, whose amino-acid sequence is MAKKKASQTREDILELAIEDIRSKFGDGSIMRLGDSFKTAVEVIPTGILPLDVALGIGGLPRGRIVEVFGPEGSGKTTVSLHAVAEAQKAGGVAAFIDAEHALDPRLAHNLGVDVEALYVAQPDSGEQALYVLDTLVRSSAVDIVVIDSVAALTPQAEIDGKIGDSQVGLQARLMSYALRRLTSAISKSNCVVVFINQLRAKISTGYSQGPQETTTGGRALKFYSSVRIDVKRGKGVTKGDDTIGHELWMKVVKNKQAPPFKTAHCTLMYGRGVPKGMAILDMAIDQNVVKRRGSWLAYKGETLGQGKDAVSQYIEGHPELMEEISTEVLSHTSDGLGISITEAEKDPPADAEEDIISSLTLEEGVLELASEEEED